From the Thermovirga lienii DSM 17291 genome, one window contains:
- a CDS encoding RNA polymerase, sigma 28 subunit, FliA/WhiG subfamily (PFAM: Sigma-70 region 2~TIGRFAM: RNA polymerase sigma factor, sigma-70 family~COGs: COG1191 DNA-directed RNA polymerase specialized sigma subunit~InterPro IPR007627: IPR014284~KEGG: afl:Aflv_0088 RNA polymerase factor sigma-70~PFAM: sigma-70 region 2 domain protein~SPTR: DNA-directed RNA polymerase specialized sigma subunit;~TIGRFAM: RNA polymerase sigma factor, sigma-70 family) yields the protein MTSPGSKNKELTLSKEDIFFVKSIAKSLISPHSPDFDDLVQEGSIAFLRALATYDENKASFRTYASRCVKNAMLDYLRKKTRLNMRELAETWEYYPLKEPDDILDLKIELEALKEKLTDTERKALDAVLLCGSIKNASSHLNWHPKKLENAITRVKKKAQRA from the coding sequence ATGACGAGTCCTGGCTCCAAAAATAAAGAACTTACGCTGTCTAAAGAAGACATATTTTTTGTCAAAAGCATAGCCAAAAGCCTTATAAGTCCCCACTCTCCTGACTTTGACGATTTGGTCCAGGAGGGGAGCATTGCTTTCTTGCGGGCTTTAGCCACATACGACGAGAATAAGGCGTCCTTTCGAACTTATGCTTCTAGATGCGTAAAAAACGCTATGCTTGATTATCTTAGAAAGAAAACCAGGCTTAATATGAGAGAATTGGCGGAGACTTGGGAGTACTATCCATTGAAGGAGCCAGATGATATCTTAGATTTGAAGATAGAGCTGGAGGCGCTCAAGGAAAAGCTTACTGACACTGAACGGAAGGCGCTTGATGCAGTGTTGTTGTGCGGCTCTATAAAGAATGCATCCTCTCATCTTAATTGGCATCCCAAGAAGTTGGAAAACGCCATTACCAGGGTAAAGAAAAAAGCTCAAAGAGCCTAA
- a CDS encoding Acetoacetate decarboxylase (PFAM: Acetoacetate decarboxylase (ADC)~COGs: COG4689 Acetoacetate decarboxylase~InterPro IPR010451~KEGG: rxy:Rxyl_1034 acetoacetate decarboxylase~PFAM: Acetoacetate decarboxylase~SPTR: Acetoacetate decarboxylase), with protein sequence MLRDFKLKGFSYPLTPKGISSVIPSFPWHYGTEYLNILFRADPSVVREFLPEPLELGPDPGLCYAAFSKWWSVSEEAKDMPSINPERTQYREAAIWASCSFKGNPGQICLFVWVDNDFTMARGWFMGFPKKLGQVYITEYHDLNPAMPHKKEGTVFKGIASANGERLMEGTITLESRINPSDLPYVMTSPLYHIRHFPNITNPNEAPSVLELVKLKAENKRLGKDIWKGSGTLKFYESEIEEHFLLRPKEVLDAYMFSSGYTFPGGEVLYSWV encoded by the coding sequence ATGCTGCGAGATTTCAAACTTAAGGGGTTTTCCTACCCTCTCACTCCAAAAGGTATTTCCTCGGTTATTCCCTCTTTTCCTTGGCATTACGGTACAGAGTATCTAAACATATTATTCAGAGCGGATCCTTCGGTAGTTAGGGAGTTTTTGCCTGAACCTTTGGAGTTAGGACCTGACCCAGGACTGTGTTATGCAGCGTTCAGCAAGTGGTGGTCTGTGTCGGAAGAGGCCAAGGACATGCCGAGCATCAATCCTGAGCGAACCCAGTACAGGGAAGCCGCCATATGGGCAAGCTGCAGTTTCAAGGGTAATCCTGGGCAAATTTGTCTTTTCGTTTGGGTCGACAATGATTTCACCATGGCAAGGGGCTGGTTTATGGGGTTTCCTAAAAAATTGGGACAGGTCTATATAACGGAATACCACGATCTGAATCCTGCCATGCCCCATAAGAAAGAGGGGACGGTGTTTAAGGGAATAGCGAGTGCAAACGGTGAGAGATTGATGGAAGGGACTATAACGCTGGAGAGTAGGATAAACCCATCAGACCTTCCTTATGTTATGACCTCGCCTCTTTATCATATAAGGCACTTCCCGAATATCACGAACCCAAATGAAGCACCATCAGTATTGGAGTTGGTGAAATTAAAAGCTGAGAACAAAAGGTTAGGAAAGGACATTTGGAAGGGCAGCGGAACGCTCAAGTTTTATGAATCGGAGATAGAGGAGCATTTCTTGCTCAGGCCAAAGGAAGTGTTGGATGCTTACATGTTTTCTTCAGGTTATACCTTTCCAGGGGGTGAAGTTCTTTATAGTTGGGTTTGA
- a CDS encoding nucleoside ABC transporter ATP-binding protein (PFAM: ABC transporter~COGs: COG3845 ABC-type uncharacterized transport systems ATPase components~InterPro IPR017871: IPR003439: IPR003593~KEGG: aco:Amico_0243 ABC transporter related protein~PFAM: ABC transporter related~SMART: AAA ATPase~SPTR: ABC transporter related protein), whose amino-acid sequence MKANPIPLVEMKGITKGFYGIRANDEVDFDVRPGEIHTLLGENGAGKSTLMNILCGLYTPERGTIKVNGKRFIFRSPKDAINAGIGMLHQHFKLVPVMTVWENVALGDEGLPQILPKNQIIEKIKELSDLYGLKVNPTAFVWQLSIGEQQRVAIVKLLYRQARILILDEPTAVLTPQESKHLFKVIKRMAEEGHGIVFISHKLDEVLEISDRITVLRKGRNVGTVDKSEASKEKLAELMIGKKVAFIINKPIQNPGKNVLEVKDIKVLGDRGRLKVDGISFNLKQKEILGIAGVSGNGQEELAEVLTGLRKPVGGKVFVDGDDVTGGNPRDFMKRRVSYIPADRKGTGLVANMNLRENVALRKYWKSEYTKFKFFINWERIAGHTGRLVERFNVANPSLSYPVRLLSGGNMQKLMLARELSDNPRVIVAVQPTWGLDIGATHYVREVLISQREKGSGVLLITDDLEEILALSDRIAVIHGGKFVGMVNDPDKVTEEELGLMMAGTELEKYPVCDLKEDELE is encoded by the coding sequence TTGAAAGCAAATCCGATTCCCCTGGTGGAGATGAAAGGTATCACCAAAGGGTTCTATGGAATAAGAGCTAACGACGAAGTGGACTTCGACGTAAGACCAGGGGAAATTCATACTCTCTTGGGTGAAAATGGAGCAGGGAAATCCACCCTTATGAATATCTTGTGTGGATTGTATACCCCCGAGCGGGGGACGATAAAAGTAAATGGTAAGAGGTTCATCTTTAGGTCACCTAAAGATGCCATAAATGCAGGCATAGGAATGCTGCATCAGCATTTTAAGCTTGTTCCTGTCATGACGGTTTGGGAAAATGTAGCCTTAGGAGATGAGGGGCTTCCTCAAATATTACCTAAAAATCAAATTATAGAGAAAATAAAGGAATTATCGGATCTTTATGGACTGAAGGTAAACCCAACGGCTTTCGTGTGGCAGCTTAGCATAGGGGAACAGCAAAGGGTTGCAATAGTAAAGCTTCTCTACAGGCAAGCGAGGATACTCATCTTGGATGAGCCCACTGCTGTTTTGACACCCCAAGAGTCAAAGCACCTCTTCAAGGTGATTAAGAGGATGGCAGAAGAGGGACACGGAATAGTCTTTATTTCTCATAAACTCGACGAAGTTCTAGAGATATCCGACAGGATAACGGTCTTGAGAAAAGGGAGAAACGTAGGAACGGTAGACAAAAGTGAGGCATCCAAGGAGAAACTTGCTGAGTTGATGATTGGCAAGAAAGTGGCCTTTATTATAAACAAACCTATACAAAACCCAGGCAAAAATGTTCTTGAGGTAAAGGATATAAAGGTCCTAGGGGATAGAGGAAGGCTAAAAGTAGACGGCATAAGCTTTAATTTGAAGCAGAAGGAGATATTAGGAATAGCAGGAGTTTCAGGAAATGGGCAGGAAGAATTGGCAGAAGTTTTGACAGGGCTCAGGAAACCCGTTGGTGGTAAGGTTTTTGTAGACGGCGATGATGTTACCGGAGGAAACCCAAGAGACTTCATGAAGAGAAGGGTAAGCTACATACCAGCGGACAGGAAGGGTACAGGCCTTGTCGCAAATATGAATTTGAGAGAAAATGTTGCCCTTAGGAAGTATTGGAAGTCGGAATACACGAAGTTCAAGTTTTTTATAAATTGGGAGAGGATAGCAGGTCATACTGGCAGACTAGTGGAAAGGTTCAATGTGGCTAATCCCAGTTTGAGCTATCCAGTTAGGCTGCTATCTGGCGGCAACATGCAAAAATTGATGCTGGCTAGGGAACTTTCAGATAATCCCAGGGTAATAGTGGCTGTTCAACCTACTTGGGGATTGGATATAGGGGCAACCCACTATGTAAGGGAAGTTTTGATATCTCAGAGGGAGAAAGGCTCTGGCGTCTTGTTGATCACCGATGACTTGGAAGAAATATTGGCGTTAAGCGACAGGATTGCCGTTATACATGGGGGAAAATTTGTAGGTATGGTGAATGACCCCGATAAAGTTACAGAAGAAGAGCTAGGTTTGATGATGGCAGGCACCGAACTGGAGAAGTACCCGGTGTGCGATTTGAAGGAGGATGAGCTCGAATAA
- a CDS encoding cysteinyl-tRNA synthetase (PFAM: tRNA synthetases class I (C) catalytic domain; DALR domain~TIGRFAM: cysteinyl-tRNA synthetase~COGs: COG0215 Cysteinyl-tRNA synthetase~InterPro IPR001943: IPR015803: IPR015273: IPR002308~KEGG: aco:Amico_1002 cysteinyl-tRNA synthetase~PFAM: Cysteinyl-tRNA synthetase class Ia ; Cysteinyl-tRNA synthetase class Ia DALR~PRIAM: Cysteine--tRNA ligase~SPTR: Cysteine--tRNA ligase;~TIGRFAM: cysteinyl-tRNA synthetase), with product METITIYNDLTRTKEPLVTQKKGKVGIYTCGPTVYDYFHIGNARPFIVFDAFRRFLEAQGYEVTFVQNFTDIDDKMINRAKELGITVPQLAEKFIEAYYEDADALGIKRPTVAPRATEHIDEIISLIEKIMKNGHAYVVNGDVYFDVQSYPEYGKLSKQTLEELQSGARVEINPNKKHPLDFALWKAKKPGEPSWPSPWGEGRPGWHIECSAMAIKYLGETIDIHTGGSDLVFPHHENEIAQAEAATGKPFVKYWMHNGYLMINAEKMSKSLGNFLTAREARKKFHPVAIRLFMLSAHYRTPLNFSVENLINSAKGAERIRNCWNELLNAEERCYDSGTSMGETETINSLKEKFDSNLKDDFNTAGAIGVLFEAVKIVNQVLKGNNFDKNFIDSAKALMRYADEILGIIDINNTLKAENESTELNEELINELIREREEARKQRNFAKADEIRDKLSSMGIVLEDTPSGTRWKRALH from the coding sequence TTGGAAACCATCACTATATATAACGATTTAACTAGAACGAAAGAGCCCTTAGTTACCCAAAAAAAAGGCAAGGTAGGCATCTACACTTGTGGCCCTACCGTATATGATTACTTCCACATAGGCAACGCTAGACCTTTCATAGTTTTCGACGCCTTTCGCCGATTTCTCGAGGCCCAAGGATACGAAGTGACTTTTGTGCAAAACTTCACCGACATAGATGACAAAATGATAAATAGGGCAAAGGAACTGGGCATCACCGTGCCTCAATTAGCAGAAAAGTTCATAGAAGCCTACTATGAAGACGCCGATGCCTTGGGAATTAAAAGGCCTACAGTAGCGCCCAGAGCAACGGAACACATAGACGAAATAATTTCTCTCATAGAAAAGATAATGAAAAATGGCCACGCATATGTGGTGAACGGAGATGTCTATTTCGATGTTCAAAGCTATCCCGAATATGGGAAGCTCTCCAAACAAACCCTTGAAGAACTTCAATCTGGGGCCAGAGTAGAGATAAACCCTAATAAAAAACACCCTTTGGACTTCGCTTTATGGAAGGCGAAAAAACCCGGAGAACCATCGTGGCCTAGCCCGTGGGGCGAAGGAAGGCCTGGATGGCACATAGAATGCAGTGCCATGGCCATCAAATATCTTGGAGAGACCATAGATATTCATACAGGGGGAAGCGACCTGGTGTTCCCCCATCATGAGAACGAAATAGCCCAAGCGGAAGCAGCTACAGGTAAGCCTTTCGTTAAATACTGGATGCACAACGGATACTTGATGATAAACGCTGAAAAAATGTCCAAATCCTTAGGAAACTTCCTAACAGCCAGAGAAGCCAGAAAAAAGTTTCATCCTGTAGCCATCAGATTGTTCATGCTCAGTGCCCACTACAGAACCCCCCTGAATTTCTCTGTTGAAAACCTGATTAATTCGGCAAAAGGAGCAGAAAGAATACGCAACTGCTGGAATGAGCTGCTCAATGCCGAAGAACGCTGCTACGATAGCGGCACCTCAATGGGAGAAACAGAAACAATAAATTCCCTGAAGGAAAAATTCGATTCCAACTTAAAGGATGATTTCAATACCGCAGGTGCCATAGGAGTCCTCTTCGAAGCTGTAAAGATAGTAAACCAAGTATTGAAGGGAAACAACTTCGACAAGAATTTTATCGACAGCGCCAAGGCTTTGATGAGATACGCTGACGAGATATTGGGAATAATTGATATCAACAACACACTGAAAGCCGAAAACGAATCAACAGAGCTGAATGAAGAGCTCATAAATGAACTAATAAGGGAAAGGGAGGAGGCAAGGAAACAAAGAAACTTTGCCAAAGCGGACGAAATAAGAGACAAGCTTTCGTCCATGGGCATTGTTTTAGAAGATACCCCAAGCGGAACGAGATGGAAAAGGGCTTTACACTAG
- a CDS encoding nucleoside ABC transporter membrane protein (PFAM: Branched-chain amino acid transport system / permease component~COGs: COG4603 ABC-type uncharacterized transport system permease component~InterPro IPR001851~KEGG: aco:Amico_0242 inner-membrane translocator~PFAM: inner-membrane translocator~SPTR: Inner-membrane translocator), with the protein MPRLIIERRFKTPLVLNIILPLVSIALALLVSSFLLLALDVSPVKALKGIINGALGSWYGVSEVLVKATPLIICGVAVALAFMMKVWNIGAEGQIYLGALASAAAVRYFPVNNMLVMLTIMAVAAILAGAFWGGIAGYLKARWNVNEIITTLMLNYVAIHLVDYFVYGPWRDPSSLGFPMTAPFPDFARLPTFGGTRVHAWIFLALILVVLYRVIIRWTRWGFEIRVIGENQRAALYAGIPYMKNVVLVMAVSGALAALAGMGEIAGLQGRLQHGFSPGYGYTAIIVAWLARLNPWGTVIVSIFMGIIMVGGETLQVIMRLPLASVQVIQGLILLFVLGSEFFRNYKIRILSGDGQ; encoded by the coding sequence ATGCCTAGATTGATAATAGAACGACGTTTTAAAACACCCCTGGTTTTAAACATAATACTTCCTCTTGTCTCCATAGCGTTGGCGCTCTTGGTGTCTTCTTTTCTCCTTTTGGCTTTGGATGTATCCCCTGTGAAAGCACTAAAGGGAATAATAAATGGTGCTTTGGGCAGCTGGTACGGAGTTAGCGAGGTTTTGGTGAAGGCAACCCCCTTGATCATCTGTGGAGTCGCAGTAGCGTTGGCCTTCATGATGAAGGTATGGAACATTGGAGCGGAGGGGCAGATATATCTTGGTGCATTGGCCTCGGCCGCAGCCGTCAGGTATTTCCCGGTGAATAACATGTTGGTCATGTTGACCATCATGGCTGTGGCTGCCATACTTGCAGGAGCTTTCTGGGGAGGAATTGCCGGGTATTTAAAGGCCCGGTGGAACGTCAACGAGATAATAACCACGCTAATGCTGAATTATGTAGCAATTCATCTTGTGGACTACTTTGTGTATGGACCATGGAGAGACCCTTCAAGCCTTGGATTTCCTATGACCGCTCCCTTTCCTGATTTTGCCAGGCTTCCTACCTTTGGAGGGACTAGGGTGCACGCCTGGATTTTTTTGGCGCTGATATTAGTGGTCCTCTACAGAGTGATTATTCGCTGGACTCGATGGGGCTTTGAGATCAGGGTTATAGGAGAAAATCAGAGAGCAGCGCTGTACGCGGGTATTCCCTATATGAAGAACGTTGTATTGGTCATGGCAGTTTCTGGAGCGCTAGCTGCGTTGGCGGGTATGGGAGAGATAGCGGGCCTGCAAGGCAGGTTGCAGCATGGTTTCTCCCCTGGTTATGGGTACACGGCCATAATAGTGGCTTGGCTTGCACGTTTAAACCCATGGGGGACGGTCATTGTGTCCATTTTTATGGGCATTATCATGGTGGGAGGCGAAACCCTTCAGGTAATCATGCGGTTGCCTTTAGCCAGTGTGCAGGTTATTCAAGGCCTCATACTGCTTTTTGTGCTCGGTTCTGAGTTTTTCAGAAACTATAAAATACGGATATTGTCAGGGGATGGTCAGTGA
- a CDS encoding nucleoside-binding protein (PFAM: Basic membrane protein~COGs: COG1744 Uncharacterized ABC-type transport system periplasmic component/surface lipoprotein~InterPro IPR001969: IPR003760~KEGG: aco:Amico_0244 basic membrane lipoprotein~PFAM: basic membrane lipoprotein~SPTR: Basic membrane lipoprotein), whose protein sequence is MLRKVMLCFAIACLVFGSAVAYAGEGIPEEDLVAGFVYIGPIGDGGWTYMHDLGRLEMEKAYPKMKTFFAESVPEGPDSARVMETFVRNGAQLVFATSFGYMDFVQEVAKKYPKVKFMHCSGYKRAENVGTYFGRMYQARYLSGIVAGKATKSNVIGYVAANPIPEVIRGINAFTLGVRKVNPQAKVKVVWLFSWFDPGKEKEATLALIDSGADVIAMHADSGAAPQAAEEAGVYVIGYNNDMSKYAPTKHLTAPVWDWGKVYTYVAGQVIKGTWKSEDIWWGLKEGLVDLAPFGKEVPESVKEMVKAEKDAIINGKHVFVGPIKNQKGEVVVKDGVAMTDEELLGMNWFVEGVEGDVPN, encoded by the coding sequence ATGCTAAGAAAAGTAATGTTGTGTTTTGCTATTGCATGTTTGGTTTTTGGGTCAGCTGTTGCCTACGCAGGTGAGGGAATACCGGAGGAGGACCTAGTGGCAGGTTTCGTATATATAGGTCCTATAGGAGACGGTGGGTGGACTTATATGCATGATCTCGGACGCTTGGAAATGGAAAAGGCATATCCCAAGATGAAGACCTTTTTTGCTGAATCGGTACCTGAAGGCCCTGACTCGGCAAGGGTGATGGAAACCTTTGTGCGAAACGGTGCTCAGCTTGTTTTCGCGACCTCTTTTGGCTACATGGATTTTGTGCAGGAGGTAGCCAAGAAGTATCCAAAAGTGAAGTTTATGCATTGTTCTGGATACAAACGGGCGGAGAATGTTGGGACCTATTTTGGCAGAATGTATCAAGCCAGGTACCTTTCCGGTATAGTGGCTGGAAAGGCGACCAAGTCCAACGTAATCGGGTATGTGGCGGCTAACCCGATACCAGAGGTAATAAGGGGTATAAACGCCTTTACCTTAGGTGTCAGGAAGGTAAATCCCCAGGCAAAGGTGAAGGTCGTGTGGTTGTTCTCATGGTTTGACCCGGGCAAGGAGAAAGAAGCTACTCTGGCACTAATAGATTCTGGAGCTGACGTTATAGCTATGCATGCTGATTCCGGTGCTGCTCCTCAGGCTGCCGAAGAGGCTGGTGTTTATGTCATAGGTTATAATAACGACATGAGCAAGTATGCTCCTACAAAACATCTTACTGCGCCGGTGTGGGACTGGGGTAAAGTTTACACCTATGTAGCAGGACAAGTAATAAAGGGAACCTGGAAATCAGAGGATATATGGTGGGGGCTCAAGGAAGGATTAGTTGACCTTGCGCCTTTCGGGAAAGAAGTTCCCGAATCGGTGAAAGAAATGGTAAAAGCTGAGAAGGACGCTATAATAAACGGGAAACATGTTTTCGTCGGACCCATAAAGAACCAGAAGGGCGAAGTAGTGGTAAAAGATGGCGTTGCCATGACTGATGAAGAGTTGCTTGGGATGAACTGGTTCGTTGAGGGAGTAGAAGGAGATGTGCCCAATTAA
- a CDS encoding inner-membrane translocator (PFAM: Branched-chain amino acid transport system / permease component~COGs: COG1079 ABC-type transport system permease component~InterPro IPR001851~KEGG: aco:Amico_0241 inner-membrane translocator~PFAM: inner-membrane translocator~SPTR: Branched chain amino acid ABC transporter, permease protein), giving the protein MDALITILAAAVRSGTPILYATLGEILTERAGVLNLGLEGLMLMGALSGFWVAYTTSNVVFAIFVAFLVGAAIALVHAFLCVHLGANQVVSGLAITMCGTGASSLLGRGLVGETIKGIGGVPIPGLSKIPIIGPVLFNHDPLVYLSYLLVIGMGWFLYSTKAGLKLRAVGEAPEVVDSVGLDPVKLRYLYTILGGGLAAVGGAYLSLVYTKMWGEHMTAGRGWIAVALVIFAVWHPARAALGAYLFGGVGALQLRMQAAGTSIPAPLLLMLPYLLTILVLLGISIKKGKGIFLGAPSALGVPYQREERT; this is encoded by the coding sequence ATGGATGCGCTTATCACTATTCTAGCAGCGGCAGTTAGAAGCGGTACTCCTATACTTTATGCCACTTTGGGCGAAATTCTTACGGAAAGAGCCGGGGTTTTAAATCTAGGCTTAGAAGGTTTAATGCTAATGGGAGCCCTCAGCGGTTTTTGGGTCGCCTATACGACGTCAAATGTGGTCTTTGCCATTTTTGTAGCTTTCCTTGTTGGGGCCGCGATTGCCCTAGTGCACGCTTTTTTGTGTGTGCATTTAGGGGCTAATCAGGTGGTAAGTGGCTTGGCCATAACTATGTGTGGCACTGGCGCAAGTTCCCTATTGGGAAGAGGCCTGGTGGGAGAAACAATCAAAGGAATAGGGGGGGTGCCCATCCCTGGTTTATCTAAAATACCTATCATAGGTCCCGTCTTGTTTAATCACGACCCTCTGGTGTATTTGTCGTATTTGCTTGTCATCGGCATGGGGTGGTTTTTGTATTCCACCAAGGCTGGCTTGAAGTTGAGAGCTGTTGGAGAAGCACCTGAGGTTGTAGACTCTGTGGGATTAGATCCTGTCAAACTTAGATATCTGTACACCATATTGGGTGGAGGACTTGCCGCTGTTGGTGGAGCATACTTATCCCTAGTCTATACCAAGATGTGGGGAGAACACATGACTGCAGGGAGAGGCTGGATAGCTGTCGCCTTGGTTATTTTTGCGGTATGGCATCCTGCCAGGGCGGCTTTGGGCGCTTATTTGTTTGGAGGAGTTGGCGCCTTACAGTTGAGGATGCAGGCCGCTGGTACGAGCATACCAGCGCCGCTGCTTCTCATGCTGCCTTATCTTCTAACTATTTTGGTCCTTCTTGGAATATCCATAAAAAAGGGGAAGGGGATCTTCTTAGGAGCCCCTTCAGCCCTTGGTGTGCCTTATCAGAGGGAAGAACGAACATAA
- a CDS encoding Xanthine phosphoribosyltransferase (PFAM: Phosphoribosyl transferase domain~COGs: COG0503 Adenine/guanine phosphoribosyltransferase and related PRPP-binding protein~InterPro IPR000836~KEGG: aco:Amico_0245 xanthine phosphoribosyltransferase~PFAM: phosphoribosyltransferase~PRIAM: Xanthine phosphoribosyltransferase~SPTR: Xanthine phosphoribosyltransferase): MTNSEEKYKKVYPVSWQQLHQDCKALAWRLLDLGTWDKIVAVARGGLVPAAIIARELEIRFVDTVCISSYTLRTQGETRILKEIKRDEKERILIIDDLVDTGSTARVVRKMIPGAHFATVYAKPDGRPEVDTFITEVSQDTWILFPWDSEPQYHYIKPIVSQK; encoded by the coding sequence ATGACAAATAGCGAAGAAAAATACAAGAAAGTTTACCCTGTGTCATGGCAGCAGTTGCATCAAGATTGCAAAGCCCTCGCATGGAGGTTACTAGATCTAGGCACCTGGGATAAAATTGTGGCTGTTGCAAGAGGTGGGCTGGTTCCAGCTGCGATAATTGCCAGGGAGCTGGAGATTCGCTTTGTCGACACCGTATGCATCTCCAGCTACACCCTGAGAACCCAAGGGGAGACTAGAATACTAAAAGAAATAAAGCGCGATGAAAAAGAAAGGATACTGATAATTGACGATTTGGTGGACACAGGATCCACCGCTAGAGTAGTTCGGAAAATGATTCCTGGTGCCCACTTCGCAACAGTTTATGCAAAGCCCGACGGCAGACCGGAAGTGGACACGTTTATAACTGAGGTCAGTCAGGACACATGGATCCTTTTTCCATGGGATTCAGAACCTCAATATCACTACATAAAACCCATAGTCTCTCAGAAATAA